The following DNA comes from Alosa alosa isolate M-15738 ecotype Scorff River chromosome 13, AALO_Geno_1.1, whole genome shotgun sequence.
atcatgttcatttcaaatacttatatcactgacaacagcagtCCGGCCAGGACATTGTCATTtcaaaagtgaagttgcagccctcaactgatgttgatgttgtgttttgtcatgtcatgtgttttggcctgatgcgccaccctccacctatgtaataatcacaaagtcagtagtgtttcggcaacCTCGAgttaggggggagggggaggggatacaccgctttACAGttatttgaaagtgattgcagtaccagttttgaccacaatcttacatatggttcctttaacagtAATTTCAGGCTATTAAGAAGAGGAAATATTTCGTAGTATCATAGAATATATACAACAAATATTTACTAAGTTCACTCTTACAATCCAAGGCTAAATTATGTATGTGACATTAAAAACCAAGTTACAAAGTACCAAAAGTAATACtttcaaaaaatatataataattacaattactgtatatgcacaatgcaatacaatatAATGCCAAAAGCCATAGAGAAAGTAGAgaagtagcctgggtgttcccatgctgccttgcgtgcgatttgattcacgctgctaaggcagcctggagaccatggagcaaattttcgcctgagatagggaaccaatcacagaacaggggggaaagcaagatgatgatgagctatgcacagacgcatttgatagacatccgtggcacccaataaatggatctgggcattttgttcaaatatgagaaaatgaacgtttggttcccagaccacgtctctttgagaagtggtggcgctagccaggctaagagaaagttataaaaaaaaaaaaaaaaaaaaaaaaaaaaatcaatacaatTATGAAATAAGATCAATACATTTTTTACAGGTTATCAAAATTCAGCAAAACTAAAATAGGCTTTCCTATAAAGATTGGTTTTGAGGAGGGACTTAAAAGGGGACACTGACTCAGCTAACCTGATTTCCTCAAGTAAATCATTCCAAAGATTTGGGACTCTGGGCCCTATTTTTCGCCCTGGCGCATGGCGGAAAACGGGTTATTTTCTTGGCGCAACGTTTAAATTCTTATTTTGCATGTCTCTTATTTTAAGCAACGCGCAGGGGTGTGGCAACTAACGACCTGGAGGGgtctggcgcgttgtctaaaaatcgctatcatacactacctaaaacgcattacgccactgaccaagagaaacctggtcagaagtccatgGCGAGTTTGtggcatgtttatgtttatgtttatgatattttaagagcgcattatcaacagtgatatgggtGGGTGCACAAGACCCAACCATGCTTTtctcatccacaaacacacaccggcgcacatccatgcaaaacattacaaattacatgattacaatgggaaacataattacaacaaagatattacgaaatacatctcacaatgagtagttattcaccatcatttgcaaattcgTAATGACGGATAAAAGTGATTAGACGAGAGATGAGAGAcaaatatgaagcacagctgaagacgcactgtcacgagatgtacagtaagcaactcctctgcaggatgaacgttttttattcagtaattcgaacattattgaggtaagtgttgctttttccaagGCTATTTTTTCGATGGTaatccattgtcagtcaatagtgaaagtaattaagcCTTTCATGCATGAATGAGTAATTCTCGAAGTAGATTTTTTTCCTAAGCTTTTTCTTACCCCCAAACAAGACTTAGAACGTAAAATTCGATTAAATGGTAAATGTTCTTTTTTATGTAAAAACAGGTGTTCTATGCTAAAACAGGCTATATGAACAATTGAAATGAAGTTAAAACTAGTTAAGATAGTAaagtaactagatgtactgcatagtGGTACAAACTGCACTTCTCGCAAGTACAttatctccatctcctactccatgcCCTACTCTTGCATCTCatgccatgtctgtgtgtgtgagtgtgtgttcatatatatgtgtttgtgtgaatggggGAGGGGtcgtgtgtaggtgtgtgggaGGAAatatggatggtgtgtgtgtgcatgggggtattatgtgtgtgtgtgtgtgtggggggtaaaggtgtgtttgtgtgtgtggggtaatggtgtgtgtgtgtgtgtgtgtgtgtgggggtatagtgaaatggtgtatgtgtggggggaggtatggtatgtttgtgtctctgtgtgtgtgggggtgtaatggtgtgtgtgttgagggatgtacctgtgtgtgtgtgtgggggggtatggtgtgtgtgtgtaaggggggcgggtgtatggtgtgtgtgtgtgtgtaagggggtgtaaaggtgtgtctgtgtgtgtagggcaggggtgggcaactaatttccccaaggggccacatgacaaactgggactgttgaggagggccaGACCCAAAATACCTaactcaagtctgaactcaattctgtccaattctattctgttcttgtataacattaagtaaatcatatggttttgtttactactcgtaagaacagatgaaaatgtgagggagacaaaggaaaaacagcaataggctttttaatctatgtccagtatttaatccttattctcgaaaatgattttttgacattgacattttttttccgttttcaaagactgatataaaaaagtactacaatatctatataattaggctaggccatgaaaatgtgaaggagtcagtacaaccataggcctgtgccaccatttcatcaacactcacgcgggccggtcagggaaagcccacgggtccggatgtggcccgcgggccgtatgttgcccatgtatggtgtagggtaatggtgtgtgtgatgtgtgtgtgtgtgtgttgggggggtacctgtgtgtatgtaggttgtgtgtgaggggtgtagTGTGGGGTGAGGTAGGGAGGtatggtatgtttgtgtgtggggggggggggggggggggtctaatgGAGTGTATGTGGGTTAGGGCTGGAACGGTGACCGCATTACCGCAATACCGCGGTCACATGACTCCTACTGCGGGTCTGAGCTCGTCACCGTCATCaccgcaaaaaaaaataaaataaaaaaatctgtgaAACATTTGGGGGATTCGACTTCATGTACCCGCCTGCAGAGTTCTTAAACTGACTGCATTacgtgattatttctgagattctgacgTTTTCAACCATGACATATGCACAATTCCGGATTGAAAACGTagcagaatctcagaaataatcacgttatgcagtcagcttaagacgtctggcctgcacatgtgtgcacgtgGTATGTAATGTTGtaatcttaataataataataataataataataataataataataagctttattgtatagcacctttcatacacagaatgcagctcaaagtggtttacatttggagcatgtcacacaataatagagtcagtcagtcattatcaatcactttcacttttcttcattgctgtggctgtttatgatccaatcagcaacatatcagaaatatagaaaataacatgtaacacaattatagagaagagtcagtcattcccctttgttgctgtggccgttaatgatccaatcagcaacatatcagaaataataTTATACTTCTATAGATATATAAaggctttgctaacaaatgcttaggccccgTTGATGCGGCTTCCAAGCAGCCAGCTTTAGCATGTTCTTAGCATATGTCGTAATTATTTGACTTTATACACAGACAtttaagactggcagccttaaccctttacctcccacaagcacgccatatggcaactgtgtcaaggaaaaactcccatattccaggaagaaaccttgagcagaacctgacttaatagggggagcccatctgcttctggctggctgcgccctccaatggcagcagatgtagaataatctgaaaaagtagtctacaagataagatgagttaactaaaggcTTTCtcatacaggtatgttttcagatcttttttaaaaatatttactgaacttgcCTGCTTGATATACAGAGGCAGagtgttccatagttttggggcataatgaataaaagcagcttctccactctggagcactttgggtacaattaaaagattagaattggaagatctaagtttcctttgtggttgataagatgttaaaagctcagagatatgaaggtgctatgccattcagagctttgtaagcaattaacataaccttaaaatcaattctataggaaacagggagccagtgcagttcagccaacacaggggtaatgtgttctctcttcttggtcttggatCTTATGACATTTCTCACAGAACCACAGTTATGTTAAGTAGGCTAATCTTctgttttcaaaataaaacttcaaAACGTGTCATCAAAAGATGAAGCAAACCCGACCTTTCGCGTATGTGTTGGGGAGTGCAATGttccaacattccatttgtttacTATGCGAGAGTAGGGGAGAACTGGCACAGTCAACACTTTTCTATTCTCTCCGTTCAAACTcgatttagcctacataaagcTGTTACgtgaaagctgtgaaatttggccagaaaggagtcATCCATGTTTACTCCATGAAAGAATTAAAACATATATTCTAGTTTGTTAAAAATTTACCCGGGGGCGCggtggcgcagcaggctacagtgcccgtaccatatacgggtccgagtgcccacggggacccaggttcaaatccaacctgtggtcatttcccgatcccaccccatctctctctctcccgcttgcttcctgtcactctccactgtcctgtccaaataaaaggaaaaaaagccaaaaaaatcatatggagggctactcatttgaaacaaacataccgtcaccccttttttgcgagggtagtcctcctaaataataggcctatgagatttgtacttttaaattatcaatattgtgtaggcctatgcaacactaccaacatttttgttcagtttgttcatttcaaagtttgcatggggaatctaatctattttttttaacaaaaaaaacaatcattttgtgcaattaataatttgggttaaaatttgtacccaatttatacccacccaccattatgaattcaggggttgtttaagttgtgatttcagtggacaattcagttttaacatttcaatagtaatcgcccacaccaccctaacatatgaaaactccttttaaagttattgcacacctgaaatctctccatgatctgacaaaaaaggtaatgcacagtcctgctcagtcatgcatgcCACAACATTTTCAGCGCTATTATTCGGCAGTAGCctacggaggagaaaaggcctgtgagctaaagcaattgtttttcagttcttgaacaatcatgcaagaactgtatttgacgaacatggaatggccacagaacttttgcaaagatatgcttccattggctacaccagacgagctagtttttactgtctatgcgtgcgagcagcgtgtatgcgctccgcttctgttgttgtttaaagACTGAATGGGAAACGGATTTGTAACATGAAAACTTTGTTTACCCCTGCTGCAtttaaagtcagtggcgcaaattcagatgctattttaagggtgcatgcatggccacaggggcACCTGcaacaccgatctacagacaccccgtgcacacacagaaacattcaaagccttgataatatttgtctgtttcctggttttgtttgtgcattggACATAACAACACAACGCTTAATTATGACCTATtgatttggacaactttatacagccctaggGGTTTGCATGGACGTCACGTTATGTCCGGTAACCATGGTAATCCAGCAtgcgcggccatattggcggtattcagtgaatgaagtacaatggagtattatgcactttggatatcttacgtgattgtagccgtttttaaacaacagaaaagctcatcatgCGTCTgagatgcaaaggcatatagggcaggactctgaccacaagaaaaggcgcgatatttcgagaaattacggtttattggcagcgcagatccatatgagttgggtaAGGGAGATGAcgtaccaagttcaaccacaagcgccccccttcctcctccttctggcattattgtcccttctccctggttttttaataacttttggaagtcgatacctacaccagatgttttttccagtctgacctattggtacaacctaaaacacggcaataatgaaccattttccttgacaatgttagggatttacttcagtgcctaatgctttctaatgaggcgagtatctccaatatggcgacgtccatatctgatgacacgccgtgcaaacccctaataacTGTATTTCGTTCGTTTGGCTTGTATTATTGCAGAGAAATATGCTAAtcattcctgcttcagttccagacaggtcatcatcaGTATAtcattaaaaccttcggggctaacccctttcatttctgaTGCAGGTTGTGCACAACAGAATAGACGGACACaagatacactgtaaaaaataactgACACTATTTACGCAAAAAAATTGTGGCAGCAATTTCCACTTACTTTTTTTAGGTAAATCTTTACCTTTGATTACACAGATTTTCCAAATGTCCTTTACCATAATATATTATGTAAAGCTTACGAAGACTTCACAATTTTTACATACTTTTTTTAGGTAAATGTTTACCTTTGATTACACAGATTGTCCAAGTATCTTTTACTATAATATATTACGTAAAGCTTACTAGGATtttttacatatatttttctagccTTCTGAATGTAAATGAAGCCCTAAAAATTATGTCTTATCTACTCATCTTTTCCTGTTCTCAAACCGAACATGCTTTGAATTTTTTCAACGTTAATTTATATAACACATTTCAATAGTGTAATAATGACACCACACAATTTACAGAACAACTGTTTTTAATTAACCAAGTAAGTACCAAAGTACACCCACAACTGGGAAAGTTACAAATTTGTATTAAAGATactaagtttaaaaaaaaaaagaaaagaaattgcACCTTTCTCCATACCATAAAGTAAAACTTGCTTACAATGGTAATTCTATTTTAGTAACAGAGACGAGGGGGGACGACTCAGTGCTTGTGCAATACCATAAAATGAAAGAAGTATCCGAATCCATTATCCTAAGTCAGTACCAAAGTACACCCACAACTGGGAAAGTTACACATTTATATTAAAGAGTCtcaagtttaaaaataaaaaatacaaatatttttaaaattccAAAGGTTAACCATTCTCCataccataaagccataaagtAAAACTTGCTTACAATGGTAATTCTATTCTGAAAAAAAGCTCAGTGCTTGTGCAACACCATGAACTGAAAGAAGTATCCGAATCCATTCTCTTAAGTCAGCAATTTGTTTCTAAGTGTTTGCACCTTATTTAGAAGCCTTTTTGGCTCAAGCTCAAGGAATATCTTCTGAAAAGCATCAAAGGTATTCTTCAGTTTAGGTGGGTACTCAAGATTCAAAGCATATATCAGTCCCATCAGCAGTATACAtgcctttgttttgttttcaagttTAGTGAGCACTTCAGTGCCATCGATTACAAGTGCCACATCCACTGGATCCACTGGATCATCTTGAGAGTAGACCAGAAGGACCTTCATGGTTTGAGATTGGCTGCTTCGGTCATTCTCCTTGATTaaagcaaaacacaacacaacaacattaCATTAACAAAGGAAATACTCCACTATCCATGGCACAACAATGGGTATTCCAAGTCCAAGTAAGTTTAGTGCCAAACCTTAAGATAACTGAATAACTTACATTTGGCAAGATAACTGAGttatcccccacacacacacaccccaacacccaCATTTCTTTTCTGACTGTATCAAATACTCAGCACTCTATAGACAAGATAGAAAGAATGGCTGTCTAATATGTCAACAGAAATAACCATATCATTACAAATGGGTATACCTGGCATTTTAGAAACAGCTCGTCGTTGTTTTCTCCAAAGTACTCCATGAGGCTGCAGATGACTGCATCTCTTTGTTGGTCGATACTATGGAGCTGTTAGGAGACATATTGTTTGCACATTTATACATGGCATAATAAAACATACCAGTCAAAGTTTGGACAGACCTAACACACAGGGTTATGCAgtgaacaaacaaaacagagcacattattttatactgtatgttagaCTTCTCAAAGCAGCCAACATTTGCTGTGATGACATTGTCTCACACTACTGGCATTCTTCTAACCAACCTTACACTAtattgccaaaagtattgggtcaCTTGCCTTGACTCACATATGAACTTAAGCTATtcagcttcaactcttctgGGAAGGTTTTCCACAAGGTTTAGAAGTGTGTTTAAGGGATTTTTTGACCATTCCTCCAGAAGCGTATTTGTCAGGTCAGTGAAGTCAGGAAGTGCAATCTATCTGCATAGGAAGTCCTTCAAGAATATTAGAAAACTATTCTCAGTGGTTGAGAGAATGCCaaaatagagatagatagatagatagatagatactttatctaTCTCTATTTTGGCATTCTCTCAACCACTGAGAATAGTGGTTGAGATCATTTGCTGTGCCATCACAGCAAATGATGGCTACTGTGAAAAGCCTATATTAAACATTTTTCCTTTGTAAATAATTTTTGCTTACTAAATAACTATGCAGCTCAAAGTGTCAagttttcatttttattctACAATGTCAGAATACTCTGAAAaagaaacacatactgtacgagTAGGTGTCTCCAAACTTTTACCTGGTAACTGAGTAAGCATTATATTATGAAAACATAAATTAATGAACTGTATGTGAGACTAAAAGTACCTGGCACAGAGTATCCAATATAGGACAAATCTTGGATCCAGCCACTCCTCCCTTGGCTCTCATCACTTTGAGAAGCTGTGGTGTGTAATGGTCAAGTTTGCCCAGGAATGTCGCCTCAAGTGGAATGGCTGTGATTCTTCTGAACTCCTCCTTCACctaaaaatgagaaaaagcacagtGCTCCCAAATAAATCTTTTTAGAATTTGTGCATGGATTGATAACAACAAACAGAGAAACAAATAACCTGAAATGGAAAGAAGACATTCATACTAGACATAATAAATAGATTGAGCTTTCTTACTTGATCCTCTCGGAATAAGCCAGGCCATCGCTCTATGAACTCTTGGACAGAGGGACCATCATGCACCACTTCAAGTCTTCGAATTGCAAATGTTTTGGCCATTTTGGCTGTGATTGTTCTTTCGTTGTGTTTCTTCTTTACCTCATAAAGCAAAtcaagtctctctttctccaaacCCTCCTTTGTTTCTCCCACAGGAAAGGGAGGAAGATAGTTAACTTCTGCCCTTTTTggtctttttatgttttttgcCGGGGCCTGGTTGCTCGAATCcttcctttttaaaaaattcaCCTCAATCTCAGGGCAGGATATGTTTCGGCTTTTCAGCATGCGTCGGAAGTTGCTCATCCTCGTTTTTAAACTTTGCTGCCAGCCATACATCCCTGAGAAGGACCCAGGCTCCTTGAGACATGGAAACTTCCCCACAAGCGCTTCAACAACTTGTAGTATGTGGTGATCCGTGGGATAAGCTGTATATTGGAAGATTGAATCAGATAAAGTCTGCCTAATAGCTGCCTTCACCCTTGCGTCATCGAATGATGTACCATTCATATGGTACTGTTTGTTTGCCTCTTGCAGAATCAACTCCACATCACGTGAAAACTTGGGTATCTCAAAGTGTAGAGGCCAAGGATCCAATCGGCAAGAATCCGGAAGGATCACTGTCTCTTGAGCTACTGGCCAAGCTATTATCTGCACTGCATTGTGCCTCTGAATTTTGATGTGATGATCTTGGAGTAGAGCTCATCACCAAGTCAGATTCAGCTATAGGGCTGAAGGTAAGGGTGACTGTGGACTCTACTTGGACGATTTTGATTGTGCTCTTGTCATTTATATCTGCTGTTGAGGTCAGAGTGAAATATTCATTGCCAAAATCTTTATCTTCATACATTAGAGAAAAATCCCCATCAAGTTGGAATGTCT
Coding sequences within:
- the LOC125305404 gene encoding uncharacterized protein LOC125305404, which gives rise to MNGTSFDDARVKAAIRQTLSDSIFQYTAYPTDHHILQVVEALVGKFPCLKEPGSFSGMYGWQQSLKTRMSNFRRMLKSRNISCPEIEVNFLKRKDSSNQAPAKNIKRPKRAEVNYLPPFPVGETKEGLEKERLDLLYEVKKKHNERTITAKMAKTFAIRRLEVVHDGPSVQEFIERWPGLFREDQVKEEFRRITAIPLEATFLGKLDHYTPQLLKVMRAKGGVAGSKICPILDTLCQLHSIDQQRDAVICSLMEYFGENNDELFLKCQENDRSSQSQTMKVLLVYSQDDPVDPVDVALVIDGTEVLTKLENKTKACILLMGLIYALNLEYPPKLKNTFDAFQKIFLELEPKRLLNKVQTLRNKLLT